The following coding sequences lie in one Sporocytophaga myxococcoides DSM 11118 genomic window:
- a CDS encoding SDR family oxidoreductase, with protein MSKILITGATGRLGKTVIEQLLKHTAANNIVAFARDENKATIIKEKGIDVRFGSYEDTASLEKALNGIDKILLVSSPSIENRFEHHKNVVDVAKKSGVKHIVFTGAVFKNPSVSKTKSLIEPLFQTDEYIKASGLIYTLLHNSLYADEIKIFVGEKVLETGIIFPAGNGKVPYALRREMSEAAANVLLQNNHENKIYELTGNDLYSYEDIANIFSSLSGKTISYTDLDTSVYSENLKILGIPENFVSIMTGFATDIKNHQYEIISSDFEKLLGRKPTDLKESLKEIYKF; from the coding sequence ATGAGCAAAATACTAATTACAGGAGCAACTGGTCGTTTAGGAAAAACAGTAATTGAACAATTATTGAAACACACAGCAGCAAATAATATCGTGGCATTTGCAAGAGATGAAAACAAGGCAACTATCATAAAAGAAAAAGGAATTGATGTAAGATTTGGGAGCTATGAAGATACAGCATCCCTTGAGAAAGCTTTAAATGGGATAGATAAAATTTTACTAGTTTCTTCTCCATCAATTGAAAATAGGTTTGAGCACCACAAAAATGTAGTTGATGTAGCGAAAAAATCAGGGGTAAAACACATAGTTTTTACCGGGGCCGTGTTCAAAAATCCAAGTGTATCGAAGACCAAAAGTTTAATCGAACCCTTATTCCAAACAGATGAATACATAAAGGCAAGCGGATTGATTTATACTTTATTACATAACTCCTTATATGCTGACGAAATAAAAATCTTTGTAGGGGAAAAAGTTCTTGAAACAGGAATTATCTTTCCTGCAGGAAACGGAAAAGTTCCTTACGCTCTTCGAAGAGAAATGAGCGAAGCAGCAGCAAATGTGTTATTGCAAAACAATCACGAAAACAAAATCTATGAACTTACGGGAAATGATTTATATTCTTATGAAGATATAGCAAACATCTTCTCTTCTTTATCTGGAAAAACCATCAGTTATACAGACCTTGACACTTCAGTATATTCAGAAAATTTAAAAATTTTAGGTATACCTGAAAACTTCGTTTCAATTATGACTGGATTTGCAACTGACATCAAAAATCATCAATATGAAATAATTAGCTCTGATTTTGAAAAACTGTTAGGAAGAAAACCAACAGATCTTAAGGAATCATTAAAAGAAATTTATAAATTTTAA